One region of candidate division WOR-3 bacterium genomic DNA includes:
- a CDS encoding shikimate dehydrogenase, with product MPVSFGFAVHPPTLRHIRKAVPALCLVPDGLVVSLISLQKPCLISRVRKVISVLGNEVQGFFVVCPLLPKQMLELETEFVIDRIVGAGRIAERLGAGILGLGGYTSIVGDKGHTVASRMRIAVTSGSAMTAWSAVEAIRRLAKQRGVAPGSSTLAVIGASGSIGSLCTKVLAPSVKKVIINARHQDRLERLRGDVARSCAAEVIVEMDAHKAVAAADLIITTTSAPDALFTAEELRPGSIVADVSVPKNISKARHSRDDVTVVDGGRVKLPGKPEFSVDIGLSRGVVYACMAETMALALEGRLENFSLGDNISPAKVEEIGQIGRKHGFEVWLGESAVEIEEEG from the coding sequence GTGCCCGTGTCCTTCGGTTTTGCGGTACACCCGCCGACGCTCAGGCACATACGCAAGGCCGTGCCCGCGCTATGCCTCGTCCCTGATGGTCTCGTCGTGTCCCTCATCAGTCTTCAGAAGCCGTGCCTCATTTCACGCGTGCGCAAGGTCATTTCCGTTCTCGGAAACGAGGTCCAGGGTTTCTTCGTCGTCTGCCCGCTGCTGCCGAAGCAGATGCTCGAACTGGAGACGGAGTTCGTCATAGACCGCATTGTCGGTGCCGGCAGGATTGCCGAGAGGCTTGGCGCCGGAATCCTGGGCCTCGGCGGATACACGTCAATCGTCGGCGACAAAGGGCATACGGTTGCCTCCCGGATGAGAATCGCGGTGACGAGCGGAAGCGCGATGACTGCCTGGTCGGCCGTCGAGGCGATTCGTCGTCTGGCCAAGCAGCGTGGCGTTGCCCCGGGCAGTTCGACGCTCGCGGTTATCGGCGCGAGCGGCTCCATCGGTTCGCTCTGCACCAAGGTGCTGGCACCCTCGGTCAAGAAGGTCATCATCAACGCCCGGCATCAGGACAGGCTGGAGAGGCTACGAGGCGATGTCGCTAGGTCCTGTGCCGCCGAGGTGATCGTGGAGATGGATGCTCACAAGGCCGTCGCGGCTGCCGACCTTATCATCACAACGACCAGCGCTCCAGACGCGTTGTTCACAGCAGAGGAACTGCGGCCGGGGAGCATAGTTGCCGACGTATCGGTGCCCAAGAACATCTCCAAAGCCCGGCATTCCCGCGACGACGTGACCGTGGTTGACGGAGGAAGGGTGAAGCTGCCAGGCAAGCCGGAGTTCAGCGTCGACATCGGGCTTTCCCGAGGCGTAGTATATGCCTGCATGGCCGAGACCATGGCGCTGGCGCTCGAAGGCAGACTGGAGAACTTCTCCCTGGGTGACAACATCAGTCCGGCCAAGGTCGAGGAGATAGGGCAAATCGGCCGGAAGCACGGGTTTGAGGTCTGGCTCGGTGAAAGCGCCGTGG